A single Corvus hawaiiensis isolate bCorHaw1 chromosome 26, bCorHaw1.pri.cur, whole genome shotgun sequence DNA region contains:
- the CHMP4C gene encoding charged multivesicular body protein 4c, producing MSKISKFFKGGGSAASKGRGGPSPQEALARLRETEEMLSKKQEYLETRIERELAVARQHGTKNKRAALQALKRKKRYEKQLNQIDGTLSTIEFQREALENSHTNTEVLKNMGYAAQAMKKVHENMDLNKIDDLMQDITEQQDVAQEISDAISNRATFGDEFDEDELMAELEELEQEELNKGMRDVRLPSVPSTSLPSRPASTRKRAEDEDEMKKLAAWAS from the exons ATGAGCAAGATCTCCAAGTTCTTCAAGGGGGGCGGCTCGGCTGCCTCCAAGGGCCGCGGGGGTCCCTCGCCGCAGGAGGCGCTGGCCCGGCTGCGAGAGACGGAGGAGATGCTCAGCAAGAAGCAGGAGTACCTGGAGACGCGGATCGAGCGGGAGCTGGCGGTAGCCCGGCAGCACGGCACCAAGAACAAGCGAG CTGCCTTACAagctctgaagagaaaaaagagatatGAGAAACAGTTGAATCAAATTGACGGGACACTTTCGACCATTGAGTTCCAGAGAGAGGCATTGGAAAATTCCCACACCAACACAGAAGTACTCAAGAATATGGGTTATGCTGCACAAGCTATGAAAAAAGTACATGAAAATAT GGATTTGAACAAAATTGATGATTTGATGCAAGATATCACTGAACAGCAAGATGTTGCCCAGGAAATTTCAGATGCTATCTCAAACCGAGCCACCTTTGGTGATGAGTTTGACGAG GATGAGTTGATGGCAGAATTAGAAGAACTGGAGCAAGAAGAACTGAACAAGGGAATGAGAGATGTCAGGTTGCCAAGTGTTCCGTCCACATCGCTGCCTTCTCGCCCTG CATCGACcaggaagagagcagaggaTGAAGATGAAATGAAGAAGCTGGCTGCCTGGGCTTCATAA